A region from the Lycium barbarum isolate Lr01 chromosome 8, ASM1917538v2, whole genome shotgun sequence genome encodes:
- the LOC132607312 gene encoding proteasome subunit alpha type-3 gives MSSIGTGYDLSVTTFSPDGRVFQIEYAGKAVDNSGTVVGIKCKDGIVLGVEKLIASKMMLPGSNRRIHSVHRHSGMAVAGLAADGRQIVARAKSEATSFESVYGEPIPVKELAERVASYVHLCTLYWWLRPFGCGVILGGYDRDGPQLYMVEPSGVSYRYFGAAIGKGRQAAKTEIEKLKLSEMTCRQGVIEVAKIIYGVHDEAKDKAFELEMSWVCDESNRQHQKVPSDLLEEAKAAAKAALEEMDAD, from the exons ATGAGCAGCATTGGAACTGGTTATGACCTGTCAGTTACAACATTCTCGCCTGACGGCAGAGTATTTCAGATCGAATACGCCGGAAAAGCTGTAGACAACAGTGGTACTGTTGTTGGTATCAAATGCAAAGATGGAATCGtattg GGAGTTGAGAAGCTGATTGCATCAAAAATGATGTTGCCCGGATCTAATCGAAGGATTCACTCCGTTCATCGTCATTCTGGCATG GCTGTTGCAGGGCTGGCTGCAGATGGGAGGCAAATTGTTGCCCGCGCAAAATCTGAAGCAACCAGCTTTGAAAG TGTATATGGTGAACCAATTCCGGTGAAAGAGCTTGCAGAACGTGTTGCTAGTTATGTACATTTATGCACGCTTTACTGGTGGCTCAG GCCTTTCGGATGTGGGGTGATCCTCGGAGGCTATGATAGAGATGGACCGCAACTCTACATGGTTGAGCCGTCTGGTGTCTCCTAT AGGTACTTTGGTGCTGCTATTGGGAAGGGCAGACAAGCTGCAAAGAC AGAAATTGAAAAGTTGAAGCTCTCTGAAATGACGTGTCGGCAGGGAGTAATCGAGGTAGCCAAAAT AATTTACGGAGTACATGACGAGGCAAAGGACAAGGCATTTGAACTGGAGATGAGCTGGGTGTGTGATGAGTCTAACCGACAGCATCAGAAG GTTCCTAGTGATCTGTTAGAGGAAGCGAAGGCTGCAGCCAAAGCTGCACTTGAAGAGATGGATGCAGACTAG